Proteins encoded in a region of the Novibacillus thermophilus genome:
- a CDS encoding gluconeogenesis factor YvcK family protein, which yields MIGRKTDNNEVLHGNCTTQLGKRGKSSRDRRGTGLSVMLRGLKEYPLHLTAIVTVADDGGSSGRLRSELKIPPPGDIRNVLVALADTEPLLERMLQYRFKNGDGLAGHNLGNLFLAAMKEITGDFVTAIKEMSRVLAVRGQVLPASEEDVVLKAEMADGSVVVGESIIPLQGSRIKRVFLDPPRPKPLEAALRAIEEADAIVIGPGSLYTSILPNLLVSGMADAIRKSNALKMFVCNVMTQPGETDGFTASDHLKAIHDHVGDGLFHCVLANNCEPPDPVARQYQKKGAVAVRLDSDRIKQYGYDVIADNFLQYETYVRHDTGRLSRRIVELISRKHRSQV from the coding sequence GTGATTGGGAGAAAGACCGATAATAACGAGGTGCTCCATGGAAACTGCACAACCCAGCTTGGCAAAAGAGGCAAAAGTAGTCGCGATCGGCGGGGAACGGGGTTGTCCGTCATGCTCCGCGGCCTGAAAGAGTACCCGCTACATTTGACCGCCATCGTGACAGTTGCCGACGACGGAGGAAGTTCAGGACGGCTGCGTTCAGAACTGAAAATTCCGCCGCCCGGGGACATTCGCAATGTGCTCGTTGCCTTGGCCGATACGGAGCCGCTGTTGGAGCGGATGTTACAGTACCGGTTCAAAAACGGAGATGGGCTCGCCGGGCACAATTTGGGGAACCTATTTCTTGCTGCGATGAAGGAAATAACAGGCGATTTTGTCACAGCGATCAAAGAAATGAGCCGTGTCCTGGCAGTCCGCGGACAAGTGCTGCCGGCATCGGAAGAAGATGTCGTGCTGAAGGCCGAAATGGCTGACGGGTCGGTTGTCGTCGGCGAGTCGATTATTCCGTTGCAGGGCAGTCGGATTAAACGCGTATTTTTGGACCCTCCGCGTCCCAAACCCCTTGAGGCAGCCCTCCGTGCCATAGAAGAGGCGGATGCGATCGTGATAGGCCCTGGGAGTTTGTACACGAGCATTTTACCTAATTTGCTCGTCAGCGGGATGGCAGACGCCATTCGCAAGTCTAATGCCCTTAAGATGTTCGTCTGCAATGTGATGACGCAACCGGGAGAGACGGACGGTTTCACGGCGAGTGACCACCTGAAAGCCATTCACGATCACGTCGGTGACGGGTTGTTTCACTGCGTCCTAGCCAACAACTGTGAGCCGCCCGACCCAGTGGCGAGGCAGTATCAAAAAAAAGGGGCAGTCGCCGTGCGCCTGGACTCAGATCGGATCAAACAGTACGGATACGATGTGATCGCCGACAACTTTCTCCAGTACGAAACTTACGTACGGCATGACACAGGGCGGTTGAGCCGTCGCATTGTGGAGTTGATCAGTCGAAAGCACCGCAGTCAAGTGTAA
- the hisF gene encoding imidazole glycerol phosphate synthase subunit HisF, translated as MLTKRIIPCLDVKDGRVVKGVSFVNLRDAGDPVELADVYDREGADELVFLDISASHEGRETMVDVVRETAASVRIPFTVGGGISSTDDMQRLLRAGADKISVNTAAVLNPELVEEGARAFGSQCIVVAIDARYEPAQQDWYVYTHGGRKATGLLAREWAKKVAELGAGEILLTSMDQDGRKNGYDLELTQELATAVDIPVIASGGAGNSQHFVDVFTVGKADAALAASIFHYKEVTIREVKEHLQKEGVPVRW; from the coding sequence ATGTTAACAAAGCGCATAATTCCGTGCCTGGACGTCAAAGACGGCCGTGTCGTCAAAGGGGTGTCGTTTGTCAACTTGCGCGACGCCGGTGATCCGGTGGAACTGGCCGATGTGTACGACCGGGAGGGGGCGGACGAACTCGTGTTTTTGGACATTTCCGCTTCCCACGAAGGCCGGGAGACGATGGTCGACGTCGTCCGCGAGACTGCCGCAAGCGTTCGGATTCCGTTTACCGTCGGCGGCGGCATTTCATCCACGGATGACATGCAGCGTTTACTCCGTGCCGGAGCGGACAAAATATCCGTCAACACGGCAGCTGTACTAAATCCAGAACTGGTTGAGGAAGGTGCGCGGGCATTCGGCAGCCAGTGTATCGTCGTCGCCATCGATGCCCGGTACGAACCGGCGCAACAAGACTGGTACGTCTACACACACGGCGGGCGAAAAGCGACGGGCCTCCTCGCTCGGGAGTGGGCGAAAAAAGTTGCGGAACTCGGAGCGGGAGAAATATTGTTGACCAGTATGGATCAAGACGGTCGCAAAAACGGTTACGACCTCGAACTGACGCAGGAACTGGCGACAGCTGTAGACATCCCGGTCATCGCTTCCGGCGGGGCGGGCAACAGCCAGCATTTCGTCGACGTTTTCACAGTGGGGAAAGCGGACGCCGCGCTGGCTGCATCCATTTTTCATTACAAAGAAGTGACGATTCGTGAAGTGAAAGAACATCTTCAGAAGGAAGGGGTACCGGTGCGATGGTAA
- the whiA gene encoding DNA-binding protein WhiA encodes MSFASKTKKELTQIEAKHCCNRAELSAVVRINGTLNIQGHRVSLEVQTENAAIARRIYLLIKRLFGINSELLVRRKMRLKKNNVYLVRVPGRGRDILKSLRIAGEDGQYKPGIDPSLVHSTCCARAYLRGAFLAGGSVNSPESGSYHLELAALYREHSEALRHLCNRFDLNAKWIERKNGYIVYVKEGEKITQFLNLIGAHQALLHFEDVRIVKDMRNSVNRIVNCETANLNKTISAAMRQVENIRLIEREIGLDQLSPRLRQVAELRLRHPDMSLKELGERLSGQKVSKSGVNHRLRKLNQIADKLRNASNRA; translated from the coding sequence GTGTCGTTTGCGTCCAAGACGAAAAAAGAGCTGACGCAAATTGAGGCTAAGCACTGTTGTAACAGAGCAGAATTGTCGGCTGTCGTCCGGATAAACGGAACCCTCAATATTCAGGGGCACCGCGTGTCGCTGGAAGTACAAACAGAGAATGCAGCCATCGCCAGGCGCATCTACCTTTTGATCAAACGACTATTTGGCATCAACAGCGAACTTCTCGTTCGGCGCAAAATGCGGCTGAAAAAAAACAACGTGTACTTAGTGCGCGTTCCCGGGCGAGGGCGCGACATTTTAAAAAGCTTACGCATCGCAGGCGAGGATGGTCAGTACAAGCCGGGCATTGACCCGTCCCTCGTTCACTCGACCTGCTGCGCACGCGCATACTTGCGCGGGGCATTTTTAGCTGGAGGGTCGGTGAACAGCCCGGAGAGCGGTTCTTACCACCTCGAACTGGCGGCGTTGTACAGGGAGCACAGCGAAGCCCTACGGCATCTGTGTAATCGGTTTGACTTGAACGCGAAGTGGATTGAGCGCAAAAACGGGTACATCGTCTACGTCAAAGAGGGAGAGAAAATTACACAGTTTCTCAATCTCATCGGTGCCCACCAGGCCCTCTTGCACTTTGAAGACGTGCGGATCGTGAAAGACATGCGCAATTCTGTCAACCGGATCGTCAACTGTGAAACGGCCAATTTAAATAAAACGATCAGCGCCGCAATGCGACAAGTGGAAAATATCCGTCTCATCGAGCGGGAAATTGGACTGGACCAGTTGTCACCCCGATTGCGGCAAGTGGCAGAATTAAGGCTTCGCCATCCGGACATGAGCTTGAAAGAGCTCGGGGAACGGCTGTCCGGCCAAAAGGTGAGCAAGTCCGGCGTTAACCACAGATTGCGAAAATTGAACCAAATTGCGGATAAATTGAGGAATGCGAGTAACAGGGCATAA
- a CDS encoding ribose-phosphate diphosphokinase, which produces MKNESMKLFAGSSNPKLTRQVARVLGIKPGNVQLSRFKSGEIYVHYEESVRNRDVYLLQSFSPPVNEHFVELLVMADAARRASARTVNAIIPYYGYARQEKKDAPREPISAKMVADVLTTVGINRVVTLDLHAPAIQGFFNIPVDHLTALDIITEYLEAQRIDDPVIVSPDAGRAKTAEKLATMIDAPFAIMIKRRPAHNEAKVTHIIGEVEGRTPIIIEDMIDTGGTIVNVVEGLKEKGARDAYVCATHPVFSADAVKRLDHPAIRQLVITDTLPVPETLSPRFKVLSVAPLIAEGIKIVQFGGSISTLFRTGSGS; this is translated from the coding sequence GTGAAAAACGAGAGCATGAAACTGTTTGCCGGTTCTTCCAATCCTAAGCTGACCCGTCAAGTGGCACGCGTATTGGGAATCAAACCGGGCAACGTTCAACTCAGCCGATTTAAGAGCGGTGAAATTTACGTTCACTACGAAGAAAGTGTCCGTAATCGAGACGTGTACTTGCTGCAGTCTTTTTCACCCCCCGTAAATGAACATTTCGTCGAACTTTTGGTGATGGCAGATGCGGCGCGCCGGGCATCGGCTCGTACAGTAAACGCTATCATACCGTATTACGGGTACGCCCGTCAGGAGAAGAAAGACGCCCCCCGCGAACCGATTTCGGCCAAAATGGTGGCGGACGTGTTGACGACTGTCGGCATCAACCGCGTCGTGACCCTCGATTTACACGCTCCAGCTATTCAAGGGTTCTTCAACATTCCCGTGGATCATTTGACTGCCCTCGACATCATTACCGAGTACTTGGAGGCCCAGCGGATCGACGACCCTGTCATCGTCTCCCCGGATGCTGGACGGGCCAAGACGGCTGAAAAGCTGGCGACGATGATCGACGCTCCTTTTGCGATCATGATTAAACGGCGTCCAGCCCATAACGAAGCGAAAGTAACACACATCATCGGGGAAGTGGAAGGTCGGACGCCGATCATCATCGAGGACATGATCGATACAGGCGGGACGATTGTGAACGTGGTGGAGGGACTGAAGGAAAAAGGAGCTCGTGACGCCTACGTTTGTGCGACCCACCCGGTTTTTTCCGCGGACGCCGTGAAGCGCTTGGATCACCCGGCGATTCGCCAGCTCGTGATCACGGACACATTGCCCGTGCCTGAAACCCTTTCGCCGCGGTTTAAAGTTTTGTCAGTCGCCCCCCTTATCGCCGAAGGGATCAAAATTGTACAGTTTGGCGGTTCCATCAGCACGCTTTTTCGGACAGGATCGGGTAGTTAG
- the hisB gene encoding imidazoleglycerol-phosphate dehydratase HisB — MNDSERQRVATVSRKTGETDIHLTLKLDGRGKTELNTGVPFLSHMLDLFAKHGHFDLTVAARGDTDVDDHHTSEDIAICLGQAINRALGDKKGIRRYGQAVIPMDESLGQVVIDLSNRPHLEYRVQLPAQRVGTFDTELVHEFFWKLALEARCNLHVMLHYGMNTHHMVEALFKALGRALDEAVEIDPRVKGVPSSKGVL, encoded by the coding sequence ATGAATGACAGTGAAAGACAGCGGGTGGCCACCGTTAGCCGCAAGACCGGTGAAACAGATATTCACCTGACATTAAAACTGGACGGCCGCGGAAAAACAGAGTTGAATACGGGTGTGCCGTTCTTGTCGCACATGCTCGACCTGTTTGCCAAACACGGCCATTTCGACCTGACGGTGGCGGCGCGCGGTGACACGGACGTGGACGACCATCACACGAGTGAAGATATCGCCATTTGCTTGGGACAGGCGATCAACCGAGCACTGGGGGACAAAAAGGGCATCCGCCGGTACGGCCAGGCGGTGATCCCGATGGACGAATCCCTCGGACAAGTCGTTATCGACTTGAGCAACCGGCCTCACTTGGAATACCGCGTCCAACTGCCGGCCCAACGCGTAGGCACATTCGACACGGAACTCGTGCACGAATTTTTCTGGAAGCTGGCGTTAGAGGCGCGGTGCAATTTGCACGTCATGTTGCATTACGGCATGAACACACACCACATGGTCGAAGCGTTGTTTAAAGCGTTAGGGCGTGCGCTGGATGAAGCCGTCGAGATCGACCCCCGCGTCAAAGGCGTCCCGTCGTCAAAAGGGGTGCTCTAG
- the hisIE gene encoding bifunctional phosphoribosyl-AMP cyclohydrolase/phosphoribosyl-ATP diphosphatase HisIE has translation MVISQFDTSGIQFNENGLVPVIVQDAQSKTVLTLAYMNEEALKRTVETGETWFWSRSRQELWHKGATSGHTQQVVSLAYDCDRDALLVQVNPDGPACHTGAFSCFSEKGNKTQTQSDRLAVIRDLEALIAKRDAERPEGAYTTYLFEEGVDKILKKVGEEASEVIIAAKNRSASELQHEVADLLFHLLVLLQEQKLPLDNVLKELQNRQKDR, from the coding sequence ATGGTAATCTCCCAGTTTGACACATCCGGGATTCAGTTCAATGAGAACGGGCTCGTCCCCGTTATTGTACAAGACGCCCAGAGCAAGACCGTCCTCACCCTCGCTTACATGAACGAAGAAGCGCTGAAACGCACCGTCGAGACGGGGGAGACGTGGTTCTGGAGTCGTTCGCGTCAGGAACTGTGGCACAAAGGTGCCACGTCTGGACATACGCAGCAAGTTGTGTCGCTCGCCTACGACTGTGACCGGGATGCGCTGCTCGTCCAAGTAAATCCAGACGGTCCCGCGTGCCACACGGGAGCTTTTTCCTGCTTCAGTGAAAAGGGGAACAAAACGCAAACACAATCGGATCGATTGGCGGTCATACGCGACCTGGAAGCGTTAATCGCCAAAAGGGACGCGGAACGTCCGGAAGGGGCCTACACGACCTATTTGTTTGAAGAAGGCGTGGACAAAATTTTAAAGAAAGTGGGGGAAGAGGCGAGTGAAGTGATCATCGCCGCGAAAAACCGGTCAGCTTCTGAATTGCAGCACGAGGTCGCTGACCTCTTGTTCCACTTGCTCGTGTTGTTGCAGGAACAAAAACTGCCGCTCGACAACGTGTTAAAGGAGTTGCAGAATCGTCAAAAGGACCGGTGA
- the rapZ gene encoding RNase adapter RapZ, with translation MNKVTLIGGWFVKVEREINFLIITGMSGAGKTVAIQSLEDLGFFIVDNLPAQLIPKFAELIEQSGGKVGKVAVVVDLRGREFFDSLIESLDGLAEHPHIHYQVLFLDASDQTLVRRYKETRRRHPLSMRGSLLSGIQQERRMLEEVKGRAHQIIDTSQLTPAQLKEKIVSRFSNEEQNRLTVTFMSFGFKYGVPIDADLLFDVRFLPNPHYVESLKPFTGKEPEVYEYVLKWAETKQFLNKLVDLLTFLLPHYHREGKTQLVVGIGCTGGKHRSVAIAEYLKTHFEEHAFTRVNHRDWEKDR, from the coding sequence ATGAATAAAGTGACACTGATCGGTGGGTGGTTCGTCAAAGTGGAAAGGGAGATTAATTTTCTGATTATTACCGGCATGTCAGGTGCAGGTAAGACCGTCGCCATCCAAAGTTTGGAAGATTTAGGCTTTTTTATCGTCGACAACTTGCCCGCTCAGCTTATTCCAAAGTTTGCCGAACTGATCGAACAGTCCGGAGGAAAGGTGGGGAAAGTTGCCGTCGTGGTCGATTTGCGCGGTCGGGAGTTTTTTGATTCCCTGATCGAGTCGTTAGACGGATTGGCTGAACACCCACACATACACTACCAGGTGTTGTTTTTGGACGCCAGTGACCAAACGCTGGTGCGCCGATACAAAGAAACGCGGAGACGACACCCGCTGTCGATGAGAGGATCGCTGTTGAGCGGCATTCAACAAGAGCGCAGGATGCTGGAGGAAGTGAAGGGACGGGCTCACCAGATTATCGACACGAGCCAGCTCACCCCTGCCCAGCTGAAAGAGAAAATTGTGTCGAGATTTTCCAACGAAGAGCAAAATCGCTTGACCGTGACGTTCATGTCCTTTGGCTTTAAGTACGGTGTTCCGATCGATGCCGATCTCTTGTTTGACGTTCGCTTTTTGCCGAATCCGCACTATGTGGAATCGCTAAAACCTTTCACAGGTAAAGAACCGGAAGTGTATGAATATGTATTGAAGTGGGCTGAAACGAAACAGTTTTTGAACAAATTGGTCGATTTGCTCACTTTTCTTTTACCGCACTATCATCGCGAGGGCAAAACGCAACTCGTCGTCGGAATCGGCTGTACCGGCGGCAAACACCGATCCGTCGCCATCGCCGAATACTTGAAGACTCACTTCGAAGAACATGCGTTCACAAGAGTAAATCACCGTGATTGGGAGAAAGACCGATAA
- a CDS encoding DUF6584 family protein: protein MPEHVNNVISLSMDANFFFERAIQSLEKNHYEKALKYFRLAVEKEPNNPVNYCNLAGVLSEMGRFEESNEVLRHVTEKVAPDLAECYFYMANNAANMERFEEAEQYILRYLQADPEGEFAEEADEMLHMLAVELGRRPLTVEDVPYAEWQEELDRAQMLLENGQFSAARRLLSELVHQYPDCLPARNHLALAYYYCGQIDQALETVYELLEEHPGDFHALCNLAVFFFRLGETEKLGHLLAGLKKCFPLQREHVLKLGTTLGTLGEHEAAYNTFQRLLRWEPGADAALLHHAATAAFNTGRLDEAERLWKQAERIDGESGVPTFYLNQLSEWRENPPVIGYHYRLPFGEQFRQLEREPSLIPDQLRHDPVIRAAFFWALVHGDRETKLQVIQAIGYIGDEDAERALRDFLLRKDEDDDLKRVALFVLRQMKAKGPFTVWLNRRKLSVNTADLREELPVWRRPWQLVLDKVLTSMKGDYDIIQQYDVQSLWFEFLRKSYPNVPSIRKAEGWAAALEYFVAKMYGMAVTQHEVARKYSVSPGTIGRHVREIETVCGVIRRMNEGVWLPFFRTDEKD, encoded by the coding sequence ATGCCGGAGCATGTAAACAATGTCATCTCTCTATCCATGGATGCCAACTTCTTTTTTGAGCGAGCCATTCAGTCGCTGGAGAAAAACCACTACGAAAAAGCTTTGAAATACTTTCGGCTGGCAGTGGAGAAAGAACCGAACAATCCGGTGAACTACTGCAACTTGGCCGGAGTGCTTTCGGAGATGGGACGATTCGAGGAGTCAAACGAAGTGTTGCGTCACGTCACCGAAAAGGTTGCGCCTGATTTGGCCGAATGTTACTTTTACATGGCGAACAACGCCGCGAACATGGAACGCTTTGAAGAGGCGGAACAATATATTTTGCGTTACCTGCAGGCAGACCCCGAAGGTGAGTTCGCAGAGGAAGCGGATGAAATGTTACACATGTTGGCAGTTGAATTGGGGCGTCGCCCGCTGACGGTTGAAGACGTTCCTTACGCAGAATGGCAAGAGGAACTGGACCGGGCTCAAATGCTCTTGGAGAACGGACAGTTTTCGGCGGCCCGGCGCCTGTTGAGCGAACTAGTCCATCAATATCCGGACTGTCTGCCGGCTCGCAACCATTTGGCTTTGGCTTACTACTACTGCGGTCAAATAGATCAAGCCTTGGAGACAGTATACGAGCTGTTGGAGGAACATCCAGGCGATTTTCACGCACTGTGCAATTTGGCCGTGTTTTTCTTCCGCTTGGGCGAAACGGAAAAACTGGGTCACTTACTGGCGGGATTGAAGAAGTGTTTTCCGCTGCAAAGAGAGCACGTGTTGAAACTCGGCACGACTCTCGGTACGCTAGGGGAGCACGAAGCGGCGTACAACACATTTCAGCGCTTGTTGCGGTGGGAACCTGGCGCGGATGCCGCCCTGCTTCACCACGCGGCAACCGCCGCCTTCAACACGGGGCGGCTGGATGAGGCCGAGCGCCTTTGGAAACAGGCCGAACGGATCGACGGGGAGTCGGGCGTTCCGACGTTTTACTTGAATCAACTGTCTGAATGGCGTGAAAATCCCCCGGTCATCGGCTACCACTATCGCCTCCCGTTTGGTGAACAGTTTCGCCAACTGGAGAGAGAACCGTCACTGATCCCCGATCAGCTGCGCCACGATCCGGTGATTCGCGCCGCCTTTTTCTGGGCTCTCGTTCACGGCGATCGGGAGACAAAGCTGCAGGTCATTCAGGCTATCGGCTATATAGGGGATGAAGATGCAGAGCGTGCATTGCGCGATTTTCTGCTCCGAAAGGACGAAGACGACGATTTAAAACGTGTGGCGCTGTTCGTCTTGCGGCAAATGAAAGCGAAGGGCCCCTTCACTGTCTGGCTGAACCGCCGGAAACTGTCTGTCAACACGGCCGACCTTCGGGAAGAACTCCCAGTATGGCGCCGCCCGTGGCAATTGGTTCTCGATAAAGTTCTGACCTCGATGAAGGGCGACTATGACATCATTCAACAGTACGATGTGCAATCGCTGTGGTTCGAGTTTTTGCGCAAATCGTACCCGAACGTCCCGTCCATTCGCAAAGCGGAAGGGTGGGCTGCTGCCCTTGAGTACTTTGTGGCAAAAATGTACGGCATGGCTGTGACCCAGCATGAGGTAGCGCGGAAGTACAGTGTTTCCCCTGGGACGATTGGAAGGCATGTGCGGGAAATTGAAACGGTATGTGGTGTCATTCGGCGCATGAATGAAGGTGTATGGCTCCCCTTCTTTCGGACGGACGAAAAAGACTAG
- the hisA gene encoding 1-(5-phosphoribosyl)-5-[(5-phosphoribosylamino)methylideneamino]imidazole-4-carboxamide isomerase, with protein sequence MFTLYPAIDLRGGQCVRLRQGDYNQETVYGKDPVEVAQRWEESGAEWLHLVDLDAARTGEPVNMPSIQAIVQAVNIPVQVGGGIRSHERIEELLQLGVERLILGSAAVENVELVKEALAAYGERIAIGLDAKDGYVATHGWLETSEVKAEVLARELVEVGARTFIFTDIARDGTLSGPNVDAVRRLAVTSGANVIASGGVSRLEDIVQLAQHEGDGVTGAVVGRALYTGDVVLQDALRAVASNVRDDTRNS encoded by the coding sequence GTGTTTACGTTGTACCCAGCCATTGACTTGCGCGGAGGACAGTGCGTCCGCTTGCGGCAAGGCGATTACAACCAGGAGACAGTTTACGGAAAAGACCCTGTGGAAGTGGCGCAGCGCTGGGAGGAGAGCGGCGCAGAGTGGCTGCACCTCGTCGATTTGGACGCCGCGCGGACCGGGGAACCCGTGAACATGCCCTCGATTCAAGCCATCGTTCAGGCCGTGAATATTCCGGTGCAGGTAGGTGGCGGCATCCGCAGCCATGAGCGGATCGAGGAGCTGCTGCAGTTAGGGGTGGAGCGGTTAATCCTCGGGTCGGCGGCCGTGGAAAACGTCGAGCTCGTGAAAGAGGCCCTCGCCGCTTACGGCGAGCGGATCGCCATTGGCCTCGATGCGAAAGACGGATATGTCGCCACACACGGCTGGCTGGAGACGTCAGAGGTGAAGGCCGAAGTGCTGGCCAGAGAGCTTGTGGAAGTAGGAGCGAGAACGTTTATTTTTACCGACATTGCCCGGGACGGAACACTGTCCGGTCCGAACGTCGACGCCGTTCGCCGCTTGGCTGTGACGAGCGGCGCTAATGTGATTGCGTCGGGGGGAGTCAGCCGGTTAGAGGACATTGTTCAGCTTGCTCAACACGAAGGCGACGGCGTTACCGGCGCCGTCGTCGGCCGCGCCCTGTACACGGGGGACGTCGTGTTGCAGGACGCTCTCCGGGCAGTTGCGTCGAACGTACGGGATGATACGCGAAATAGTTGA
- the hisH gene encoding imidazole glycerol phosphate synthase subunit HisH, which yields MITIVDYGRGNLYSVQKALERLKFSARISADPQDLLDSDGVILPGVGAFGDAMLQLRKAGLDETLWELSKRGTPLLGICLGMQLLFTESEENGLHRGLNLLPGTVRRLPQGVKIPHVGWNELRFVQPHPLFYGLNEGHVYFVHSYYAEVANQEDLLATTDYGGNIAALVGRHSVFGMQFHPEKSGDLGLQLLQNFARMCEKETV from the coding sequence GTGATTACAATCGTCGATTACGGCAGGGGAAATTTGTACAGTGTGCAGAAGGCGCTGGAGCGGCTGAAGTTCAGCGCGCGGATCAGTGCCGACCCGCAGGACCTTTTGGACAGCGACGGCGTCATCCTGCCGGGAGTTGGTGCGTTCGGCGACGCGATGTTGCAGTTGCGCAAAGCTGGTCTAGATGAAACGCTTTGGGAGCTGTCTAAACGCGGCACCCCCCTCCTGGGCATTTGCCTCGGCATGCAGTTGTTGTTTACGGAGAGTGAGGAAAACGGGTTACACCGCGGTCTCAACTTGTTGCCGGGCACAGTGCGCCGTTTGCCGCAAGGTGTGAAAATTCCGCACGTAGGGTGGAATGAACTGCGCTTTGTCCAACCGCACCCGCTGTTTTACGGGTTGAATGAGGGACACGTGTACTTTGTCCACTCCTACTACGCGGAAGTGGCGAATCAGGAAGACTTGCTGGCGACGACCGATTACGGCGGGAACATCGCGGCCTTAGTTGGCCGCCACTCAGTGTTCGGCATGCAGTTTCACCCGGAAAAAAGCGGAGACCTCGGCTTACAACTGCTGCAAAATTTCGCACGCATGTGTGAAAAGGAGACGGTGTAG